One segment of Amycolatopsis alba DSM 44262 DNA contains the following:
- a CDS encoding FAD-binding protein, producing MRETNWAGNQTFTAERILRPRTVEQVQDAVAGASAVKALGSGHCFNDIADCPGGVQLDLSALDVETELDAESATVTVPAAARYGDIAVQVHAAGFALANLASLPHCTVAGTVATATHGSGRRNRSLASAVSGVELVTADGELRTYERHDGVVVGLGALGVVTRLTLDLVPSFDLRQDVFDGLPWQSAYEHFDEIQDAGYSVSMFTNWARDSIDQVWIKGSGQPGPEFFGARAADGPRHPAHAAGVRADNCTRQLGVTGPWHERIPHFRLDFTPSVGNELQTEYFVPVRHAVAAIEALRGIGHRLAPVLLTSEIRTVAGDELWLSPFHGGDRIALHFTWRPEEDAVRTLLPLIEERLAPFGVRPHWGKLFHRAADYPKLADFRALAVELDPDGKFRSPFVRRHVFGGS from the coding sequence GTGCGCGAGACGAACTGGGCGGGAAATCAGACCTTCACCGCCGAACGGATCCTGCGTCCGCGCACGGTCGAACAGGTCCAGGACGCGGTCGCCGGGGCGAGCGCGGTCAAGGCACTCGGCAGCGGGCATTGCTTCAACGACATCGCGGACTGTCCCGGCGGTGTCCAGCTCGATCTGTCCGCGCTCGACGTCGAGACCGAACTAGACGCTGAGTCCGCGACGGTCACGGTGCCGGCGGCGGCGCGATACGGCGACATCGCCGTCCAGGTGCACGCGGCCGGATTCGCGCTGGCCAACCTCGCTTCACTGCCTCATTGCACGGTCGCGGGCACCGTCGCGACGGCGACCCACGGTTCCGGACGGCGCAACCGGAGCCTCGCGTCGGCGGTGTCCGGGGTGGAGCTGGTCACCGCGGACGGTGAACTGAGGACCTACGAGAGGCACGACGGCGTGGTCGTCGGCCTCGGCGCGCTGGGCGTGGTGACCCGGCTGACCCTCGACCTGGTGCCGTCCTTCGACCTACGCCAGGACGTCTTCGACGGCTTGCCCTGGCAGTCGGCGTACGAGCACTTCGACGAGATCCAGGACGCGGGTTACAGCGTCAGCATGTTCACGAACTGGGCGCGCGACTCGATCGACCAGGTCTGGATCAAAGGGTCAGGACAGCCGGGCCCGGAGTTCTTCGGGGCGAGGGCGGCGGACGGGCCGCGGCATCCGGCCCACGCGGCGGGCGTCCGGGCGGACAACTGCACGCGGCAGCTCGGGGTCACGGGGCCGTGGCACGAGCGGATCCCGCATTTCCGCCTGGACTTCACCCCCAGTGTCGGGAACGAACTGCAGACCGAGTACTTCGTGCCCGTGCGGCACGCCGTTGCCGCGATAGAGGCCCTGCGCGGCATCGGGCACCGGCTGGCGCCCGTGCTGCTCACCTCGGAGATCCGCACCGTCGCGGGGGACGAGCTGTGGCTGAGCCCGTTCCACGGCGGTGACCGGATCGCGCTGCACTTCACCTGGCGCCCTGAGGAGGACGCGGTCCGCACGCTGCTTCCCCTGATCGAGGAACGCTTGGCGCCCTTCGGGGTCCGGCCGCACTGGGGGAAGCTCTTCCACCGTGCCGCGGACTACCCGAAGCTCGCCGATTTCCGCGCGCTGGCCGTCGAACTGGACCCGGACGGCAAGTTCCGGAGCCCGTTCGTGCGGCGGCACGTCTTCGGGGGCAGCTAG
- a CDS encoding SLC13 family permease: protein MVSIALLLVVLAFAVIRPRGLPEAVAAVPAAAIVLAAGAISFPDALDEVARLAPVVGFLAAVLVLAKLCDDEGLFQAAGTLMARFSRGKPRRLLPAVFAVAAAVTVVLSLDATVVLLTPVVFATAARMGARAKPHAYACTHLANSASLLLPVSNLTNLLAVAATGISFLRFTALMTLPWLAAVLTEYLVFRRFFAADLAARPRGGKAVPAGKVPAFVLVVLGLTLAGFVVTSLLDVSPAWAAFAGAAVLACRALAQRRTSPAAIVRSASIPFLAFVLALAIVVRAVVDNGLDEALSHLVPTSSSFPALLGAAAVAAVLANLINNLPAVLVLLPLAAAGGTPVVLAVLIGVNLGPNLTYVGSLATLLWRRILHRHDTRPELGEFTRLGLLTVPASIVLAVAGLWLGLALTSAQ, encoded by the coding sequence ATGGTCTCCATCGCGCTCTTGCTGGTCGTCCTGGCCTTCGCGGTGATCCGGCCACGCGGCCTGCCGGAGGCGGTCGCCGCCGTCCCCGCCGCCGCGATCGTGCTGGCGGCCGGGGCGATCTCGTTCCCCGACGCCCTCGACGAGGTGGCCAGGCTCGCCCCGGTCGTCGGTTTCCTCGCCGCGGTGCTCGTGCTGGCCAAGCTGTGCGACGACGAAGGACTGTTCCAGGCGGCCGGGACGCTCATGGCCCGGTTCAGCCGGGGAAAGCCGCGACGGCTGCTGCCCGCGGTGTTCGCCGTCGCCGCGGCGGTCACCGTGGTGCTCAGCCTGGATGCCACCGTCGTGCTCCTGACGCCGGTCGTGTTCGCCACCGCCGCGCGGATGGGCGCGCGGGCCAAACCGCACGCCTACGCCTGCACGCATCTGGCGAACTCGGCGTCGTTGCTGCTGCCGGTGTCCAATCTGACCAATCTGCTCGCCGTCGCCGCGACCGGTATCTCGTTCCTCCGGTTCACCGCGCTGATGACCCTGCCCTGGCTCGCGGCGGTGCTCACCGAGTACCTGGTGTTCCGCCGGTTCTTCGCCGCCGACCTGGCGGCCCGGCCCCGCGGCGGGAAAGCGGTCCCGGCCGGGAAGGTCCCGGCGTTCGTGCTGGTCGTCCTCGGCCTGACGCTGGCCGGGTTCGTGGTCACCTCCCTGCTGGACGTCAGTCCCGCGTGGGCCGCGTTCGCCGGCGCCGCCGTCCTGGCGTGCCGCGCCCTCGCGCAGCGGCGGACCTCCCCCGCCGCGATCGTCCGGTCCGCGAGCATCCCCTTCCTCGCCTTCGTGCTCGCGCTGGCGATCGTGGTCCGCGCCGTCGTCGACAACGGACTGGACGAGGCGCTCAGCCATCTGGTGCCGACCTCCAGCTCGTTCCCCGCCCTGCTCGGCGCCGCCGCGGTGGCGGCCGTGCTCGCCAACCTGATCAACAACCTGCCCGCGGTGCTCGTCCTGCTGCCGCTCGCCGCCGCGGGCGGGACCCCGGTGGTGCTGGCCGTGCTGATCGGGGTCAACCTCGGGCCGAACCTCACCTACGTCGGCTCGCTGGCCACGCTGTTGTGGCGGCGGATCCTGCACCGGCACGACACCCGGCCCGAGCTCGGCGAGTTCACGCGGCTCGGGTTGCTCACCGTTCCGGCGTCCATCGTGCTCGCCGTCGCCGGGCTGTGGCTCGGGCTCGCCCTCACTTCCGCTCAGTGA
- a CDS encoding IclR family transcriptional regulator: MPGNLSTPGAGVVSRAFALLGAFDVDHRELSLTELAARAGLPLPTAHRIARELVELGALERRDDRYAIGRRLWDLGLLAPVQFELRQVAAPFLQDLYGATGATVHLGERDGDQVLYLDRLSGNASVPVVSRIGGRLPLHATGVGKVLLAWAPEDVQRQVLASLTRVTPYTVTQPGRLREQLRRVRREGYAQTVEEMSRGACSVAVPIRASAGGEVVAALGLVVPDLSRGRARLVSALQVAAAGIGRSLRVSLSGSER; the protein is encoded by the coding sequence ATGCCCGGCAACCTGTCCACCCCCGGCGCCGGTGTCGTCTCGCGGGCGTTCGCGCTGCTCGGCGCCTTCGACGTCGATCACCGCGAGCTGTCACTGACCGAACTCGCCGCCCGCGCCGGGCTGCCGCTGCCGACCGCGCACCGGATCGCGCGCGAACTCGTGGAGCTGGGTGCGCTGGAGCGGCGCGATGACCGCTACGCCATCGGCAGGCGGCTGTGGGATCTCGGGCTGCTCGCCCCAGTCCAGTTCGAACTGCGCCAGGTCGCCGCGCCCTTCCTCCAGGATCTCTACGGCGCGACAGGTGCCACCGTGCATCTCGGTGAACGGGACGGTGACCAGGTGCTCTACCTCGACCGGCTCTCCGGGAACGCGTCCGTGCCGGTGGTCAGCCGGATCGGCGGGCGGTTGCCGCTGCACGCCACCGGCGTCGGGAAGGTCCTGCTGGCCTGGGCGCCGGAGGACGTCCAGCGGCAGGTGCTCGCCTCGCTGACCCGCGTCACGCCGTACACCGTCACCCAGCCCGGACGGCTTCGCGAGCAGTTGAGGCGAGTCCGGCGGGAGGGCTACGCGCAGACCGTCGAAGAGATGAGCCGAGGCGCCTGCTCGGTCGCCGTCCCGATCCGGGCGTCCGCCGGTGGTGAGGTCGTCGCGGCGCTCGGCCTGGTCGTTCCCGATCTGAGCCGCGGGCGGGCGCGGCTGGTCTCCGCGCTCCAGGTGGCGGCCGCCGGAATCGGCCGAAGCCTGCGAGTTTCACTGAGTGGAAGCGAACGCTAG
- a CDS encoding 4-hydroxybenzoate 3-monooxygenase has translation MRTPVAIVGAGPAGLLLSHLLDLAGIDSVIVETRSREYVEARIRAGILEQSTVDLLRETGLGDRLDREGDEHRGIYLQWPEERHHLDFVDLVGRSVTVYGQTEVTKDLGKARAAAGQEIRYEVTDTAVHDIETDRPYVTFTDADGTSQRLDADVVVGCDGSFGPCRTAIPDATKQTWERTYPYSWLGVLADVAPSTDELIYAWHPDGFAMHSMRSATVSRLYLQVPNGTDIGTWSDERIWAALAARLGHGQDGWTLTPGPITDKSVLPMRSFVQQPMRHGRLFLAGDAAHIVPPTGAKGLNLAVADVALLAPALAALLRDKDSALADAYSDTALRRVWRCTHFSWWMTTMLHQSGDPFDRQLQLSQLRWLARSEAGRAGLAENYAGLPIGF, from the coding sequence ATGCGAACCCCAGTCGCCATCGTCGGCGCCGGCCCGGCCGGACTGCTCCTGTCGCATCTGCTCGATCTGGCCGGGATCGACTCGGTGATCGTGGAAACCCGCTCGCGCGAGTACGTCGAGGCGCGGATCCGGGCGGGCATTCTCGAACAGTCCACAGTGGACCTCCTGCGCGAGACGGGTCTCGGCGACCGGCTCGACCGCGAGGGCGACGAGCATCGCGGCATCTATCTGCAGTGGCCGGAGGAAAGGCACCATCTCGACTTCGTGGACCTGGTCGGGCGAAGCGTCACCGTCTACGGTCAGACCGAGGTGACCAAGGACCTCGGCAAGGCGCGCGCGGCGGCCGGGCAAGAGATCCGCTACGAAGTCACCGACACCGCCGTGCACGACATCGAGACCGACCGGCCCTACGTCACCTTCACCGACGCGGACGGCACGTCGCAGCGGCTCGACGCCGACGTCGTCGTCGGCTGCGACGGCTCCTTCGGGCCTTGCCGCACCGCGATTCCGGACGCCACGAAACAGACCTGGGAACGTACCTATCCGTACTCCTGGCTCGGTGTCCTCGCCGACGTCGCCCCGTCGACCGACGAGCTCATCTACGCCTGGCATCCCGACGGTTTCGCCATGCATTCGATGCGTTCGGCCACCGTCAGCAGGCTGTACCTGCAGGTGCCCAACGGCACCGACATCGGCACGTGGTCCGACGAACGGATCTGGGCGGCGCTCGCGGCCCGGCTCGGCCACGGCCAGGACGGCTGGACGCTCACGCCCGGACCGATCACCGACAAGAGCGTGCTGCCCATGCGCAGCTTTGTACAGCAGCCCATGCGGCACGGACGCCTGTTCCTCGCCGGGGACGCCGCCCATATCGTGCCGCCCACCGGCGCCAAAGGCCTCAACCTCGCCGTCGCCGACGTCGCGCTGCTCGCCCCCGCCCTGGCCGCTTTGCTGCGGGACAAGGACTCCGCGCTCGCCGACGCCTACTCCGACACCGCGCTGCGCCGGGTTTGGCGCTGTACGCATTTTTCGTGGTGGATGACGACGATGCTGCACCAATCGGGCGATCCATTCGACCGCCAACTGCAGCTTTCGCAGTTACGCTGGCTGGCGCGGAGCGAGGCGGGCCGCGCGGGACTGGCGGAGAACTACGCGGGCCTGCCCATCGGGTTCTGA
- a CDS encoding ATP-binding protein, producing the protein MAYSTQPGHRMLLVLDVEGFGAAERQRNPIQEAVRDGLYQVLRWALNAANISWDDCYHEDRGDGVLVLIAPQVPKAPFIESLPQMLIKALLQYNESAPRPEERIRLRMALHAGEIKHDTQGVTGPSIIRAFRLIEAPALKTSLAQSPGVLAFIVSDWFFEEVVQNSSIDDPSRYQPTTVKVKETTTRAWICLPDHPYQRETEQLTEISAPRQLPARSGLFTGRIRELAELTASSIVDAEFKGTTPIMVVSGMGGIGKTWLALEWAHENIDRFPDGQLYVNLRGYDPSGAPVAAEVAIRSFLEALCPSQRDIPVGTDAQAALYRRKVADRRMLILLDNARGGAQVVPLLPQSSSCTVLITTRHQPTELIVAHGARPLSLGTLNDTEARELLAKRLGPHRVDAEPDAVNDLVSYCAGLPLALSIVAAHAAAHHDFPLAALAADLGDASARLDALDGGGLSANLRTVLSLSYQALDAQTAEVFRVLGLAPGPDIGEAAAAVLTNLKPDQARTLLRRLEEAHLLQRYLPTRYRMHDLVRLYAAEWARQDDQALGKLHGLISYYIHAGYAGERMLYPDRKKVEIGDAPMEFELPSFTDDSSILAWFDQEHPCLIAAQTTAERLGWETQVWQLAWTLHGYLWRRGHLHEQRTTWEAGLAAARDLDDATIEGLAHRLLGQAYARSQRLTEALEHLYRGRELAKQTGDTHGEARSYYDLIMVWRQQNNDRLALNHAKEAFRLFEPLDNLVWKAEALDRMGWHQARLGQYDDARSSCEQALALFRDARNRQGQAVTLDTLGYIAHHCGEYDQALDQFHESLELCRDLGATYYEADTLEHLGQSLAALQRRAEARLVWQQALRLNRTQERAADADRVAQQLAELDDESVN; encoded by the coding sequence ATGGCCTACTCCACACAGCCCGGCCACCGCATGCTACTGGTCCTCGACGTGGAAGGATTCGGCGCCGCCGAACGTCAGCGCAATCCCATTCAAGAAGCGGTTCGCGACGGATTATATCAGGTTTTGCGCTGGGCGCTCAATGCGGCGAACATTTCCTGGGACGACTGTTACCACGAAGATCGCGGCGACGGCGTGCTCGTTTTGATAGCACCCCAGGTACCCAAGGCGCCGTTCATCGAATCGTTGCCGCAGATGCTGATCAAGGCCCTGTTGCAATACAACGAAAGCGCCCCGCGGCCCGAGGAACGCATCAGGTTGCGCATGGCGCTGCACGCGGGCGAAATCAAACACGACACCCAAGGCGTCACCGGCCCGTCGATCATTCGCGCGTTCCGGCTGATCGAAGCGCCCGCGCTGAAAACGTCGCTGGCCCAGTCGCCAGGCGTACTGGCCTTCATCGTTTCCGACTGGTTCTTCGAAGAAGTCGTCCAGAACAGCTCCATTGACGATCCCAGCCGCTATCAGCCGACAACGGTGAAGGTGAAGGAGACGACAACCCGCGCCTGGATCTGTCTTCCCGACCATCCCTACCAGCGAGAAACCGAACAATTGACGGAGATTTCGGCGCCGAGGCAGTTGCCAGCCAGATCGGGACTGTTCACCGGGCGCATCCGCGAACTCGCCGAACTGACCGCGTCGTCGATTGTCGACGCCGAGTTCAAAGGCACCACGCCCATCATGGTGGTCAGCGGCATGGGCGGAATCGGGAAAACCTGGCTGGCGCTGGAATGGGCACACGAAAACATCGACCGTTTCCCGGACGGGCAGCTCTACGTGAACCTGCGCGGTTACGACCCGTCCGGTGCGCCGGTGGCGGCCGAGGTCGCGATCCGCAGTTTCCTGGAGGCGTTGTGCCCCTCGCAACGGGACATCCCGGTCGGCACCGACGCGCAGGCCGCGCTGTACCGGCGCAAGGTCGCCGACCGGCGCATGCTGATCCTGCTGGACAACGCCCGCGGCGGCGCGCAGGTGGTCCCGCTGCTCCCCCAGAGTTCCAGCTGCACCGTGCTGATCACGACCCGGCACCAGCCCACCGAACTGATCGTCGCCCACGGCGCCCGTCCGCTGAGCCTGGGCACCCTGAACGACACCGAAGCCCGTGAACTGCTGGCGAAACGCCTGGGGCCGCACCGCGTCGACGCCGAGCCCGACGCGGTGAACGATCTGGTGAGCTACTGCGCCGGGTTGCCGCTGGCGCTGAGCATCGTCGCCGCCCACGCGGCCGCCCACCACGACTTCCCGCTCGCGGCGCTGGCCGCGGACCTGGGTGACGCCTCGGCCCGGCTGGACGCGCTGGACGGCGGCGGGCTCTCCGCGAACCTGCGCACCGTCCTGTCCTTGTCCTACCAAGCTCTCGACGCGCAGACGGCCGAGGTGTTCCGGGTGCTGGGCCTGGCCCCTGGTCCGGACATCGGCGAGGCCGCCGCGGCGGTGCTGACGAACCTGAAGCCCGACCAGGCGCGCACCCTGTTGCGGCGCTTGGAGGAAGCACATCTTCTGCAACGCTACTTGCCGACCAGGTATCGCATGCACGACCTGGTCCGCCTCTACGCGGCCGAATGGGCGAGACAGGACGATCAGGCACTCGGCAAGCTGCACGGGCTGATTTCGTACTACATCCACGCCGGTTACGCGGGCGAACGGATGCTGTACCCCGACCGGAAGAAGGTCGAGATCGGCGACGCGCCGATGGAGTTCGAACTGCCTTCCTTCACCGACGACAGTTCCATCCTGGCCTGGTTCGACCAGGAACATCCGTGCCTCATCGCCGCGCAGACGACCGCCGAACGACTCGGCTGGGAGACGCAGGTCTGGCAGCTGGCGTGGACCCTGCACGGCTACCTGTGGCGACGCGGCCACCTGCACGAACAGCGGACCACCTGGGAAGCCGGGCTGGCCGCCGCGCGCGACCTGGACGACGCCACGATCGAAGGCCTGGCGCATCGGCTGCTGGGTCAGGCCTACGCCCGGTCGCAGCGGCTCACCGAAGCGCTGGAGCATCTGTACCGGGGCCGCGAACTGGCCAAGCAGACCGGCGACACGCACGGCGAGGCCCGGTCCTACTACGACCTGATCATGGTCTGGCGGCAGCAGAACAACGACCGGCTCGCGCTCAACCACGCGAAGGAAGCGTTCCGGTTGTTCGAGCCGCTGGACAACCTGGTCTGGAAAGCCGAAGCGCTCGACAGGATGGGCTGGCACCAGGCACGGCTGGGCCAGTACGACGACGCCCGCTCGTCGTGCGAGCAGGCACTGGCCTTGTTCCGGGACGCCCGCAACCGCCAAGGCCAGGCGGTCACCCTGGACACCCTGGGCTACATCGCCCACCATTGCGGCGAATACGACCAGGCACTGGACCAGTTCCACGAATCACTGGAACTGTGCCGGGACCTGGGTGCGACCTACTACGAGGCCGACACCCTCGAACATCTCGGCCAGTCACTGGCCGCGCTCCAGCGCCGGGCCGAGGCCCGGCTGGTCTGGCAGCAGGCCCTGCGTCTCAACCGGACCCAGGAACGCGCGGCCGACGCCGACCGCGTCGCACAGCAGCTCGCCGAACTCGACGACGAGTCCGTCAACTAG
- a CDS encoding TetR/AcrR family transcriptional regulator, translating to MGQTEPGRRERKKAATRQALSGAARDLFLARGFDNVTVAEIADAADTAVSTLFAHFPGGKEALVLGHGREREAALAAAVRTRAEGVSILRALQDFLATRGPFDPDPDPLARRVADLVVATPALRAYARTLWTGCEDALTKVVAEQSGRDDFSVRLLARYVLEVPDLAGVEPDPAAALDAAFVFLRRGWPGF from the coding sequence ATGGGACAGACCGAGCCGGGCAGACGCGAACGCAAGAAGGCGGCCACCCGTCAGGCCCTGTCGGGGGCGGCGCGAGACCTCTTCCTGGCGCGGGGCTTCGACAACGTCACCGTCGCGGAGATCGCGGACGCCGCGGACACGGCGGTGTCCACGCTGTTCGCGCACTTCCCCGGAGGCAAGGAGGCGCTGGTCCTCGGCCACGGGCGCGAACGCGAGGCGGCACTCGCCGCCGCGGTACGCACCCGCGCCGAGGGTGTCTCGATCCTGCGGGCGTTGCAGGACTTCCTCGCGACCCGCGGTCCGTTCGACCCGGATCCCGATCCGCTGGCCCGCCGCGTGGCGGATCTGGTGGTCGCCACCCCGGCACTGCGCGCCTACGCCAGGACACTGTGGACGGGGTGCGAGGACGCGCTCACGAAGGTCGTCGCCGAACAGAGCGGGCGGGACGATTTCTCCGTGCGGCTGCTGGCCCGCTACGTCCTCGAGGTCCCGGACCTGGCCGGTGTCGAACCGGATCCGGCCGCCGCGCTGGACGCCGCGTTCGTCTTCCTGCGGCGGGGCTGGCCGGGGTTCTAG
- a CDS encoding SDR family NAD(P)-dependent oxidoreductase, producing MTHWDVHHLPRADGKAFLVTGGNAGIGYFAAEQLAGTGATVVLGSRDAAKADAAMASIRSQVPGAKLGHLRLDLSDLSSIKSSVDSLGIERLDAVVCNAGVLLENQPRRETPDGHELTFATNHLGHFVLVHHLMPLLEAAEAGRVVATGSFVGKSAELDLDDLQNKRDHQPKRTYARSKLAQMLFAFELDRRLRAAGSTVLSVVDHPGGALDSLTPPRPVHPAAEGRKFPAGLLLQGKEAGAWPAVRAVLDPAVRGGEMYGPRVFGLRGEPRREPVRGKLADAGLAARLWAASVGLTGVAVTR from the coding sequence ATGACGCACTGGGATGTCCACCACCTGCCGCGCGCCGACGGCAAGGCCTTCCTGGTCACCGGCGGCAACGCGGGAATCGGCTACTTCGCCGCCGAGCAGCTCGCCGGGACCGGCGCCACCGTGGTCCTCGGCAGCCGGGACGCTGCCAAGGCCGACGCCGCGATGGCGTCGATCCGAAGCCAGGTCCCTGGCGCGAAACTCGGGCACCTGCGGCTCGACCTCTCCGATCTCTCGTCCATCAAGTCCTCTGTGGACAGTCTGGGGATCGAGAGGCTCGACGCCGTCGTCTGCAACGCGGGCGTGCTCCTGGAGAACCAGCCGAGGCGCGAGACTCCGGATGGCCACGAGCTGACGTTCGCCACCAACCATCTCGGGCATTTCGTCCTGGTGCACCACCTGATGCCGTTGCTCGAAGCGGCGGAGGCAGGCCGCGTGGTCGCCACGGGCAGCTTCGTGGGCAAGTCCGCCGAACTCGATCTGGACGACCTCCAGAACAAGCGGGACCACCAGCCCAAGCGCACTTACGCGCGCTCGAAGCTGGCTCAGATGCTGTTCGCCTTCGAACTCGACAGGCGGCTGCGCGCCGCCGGGAGCACGGTGCTGAGCGTCGTCGACCATCCCGGTGGCGCGCTCGACTCCCTGACCCCGCCGCGGCCGGTGCACCCGGCGGCCGAGGGCCGGAAGTTCCCGGCCGGGCTTTTGTTGCAGGGCAAGGAAGCCGGGGCCTGGCCCGCCGTCCGCGCCGTGCTCGACCCGGCCGTGCGCGGCGGTGAGATGTACGGTCCGCGGGTATTCGGCCTGCGCGGTGAACCCCGGCGAGAACCCGTTCGCGGCAAGCTGGCCGACGCCGGGCTCGCCGCCCGGCTGTGGGCGGCGAGCGTCGGCCTCACCGGCGTCGCGGTCACACGGTGA
- a CDS encoding PepSY-associated TM helix domain-containing protein — protein MATRIESTTSPPRATGWRGLFLRLHFYAGVLVGPFVLIAALTGVLYAATPQMESWLYADQLRAPVGLNQVSLADQVKAAQVSNPGGELVAVRPAPEPGDTTRVLFAEKGLGESERRAVFVDPATAQVRGDLVAYGSSGALPLRTTLDQLHRSLLLGEPGRLYSELAASWLWVVALGGLVLWVSRRRARRTEKAESDRGKSVRRHGSVGLWVLLGALFLSATGLTWSAYAGENVSALRESLGWATPALKVTGADEHAGHAGHGEAPAPAPASPESVDAMLASARAAGIDAASVEIGLPAKPGAPWQVAEVERGWPTQVDAVAVDGTTGQILGEVRFADYPLMAKLARWGIDAHMGVLFGWPNQILLLLLGAGLVTLVVLGYRMWWRRRPTKATGLTFGRPIPRGQWRKAPPALVAGLLVLAAAIGWFVPLFGISLLAFLVIDLLLGLRSGRGAKTESGDVTV, from the coding sequence ATGGCAACGCGAATCGAATCGACCACGAGCCCGCCGCGCGCGACCGGCTGGCGCGGGCTGTTCCTCCGTCTTCACTTCTACGCCGGCGTTCTCGTCGGCCCGTTCGTCCTCATCGCCGCGCTCACCGGTGTCCTGTACGCGGCGACGCCGCAGATGGAGTCCTGGCTCTACGCCGACCAGCTGCGGGCACCCGTCGGGCTGAACCAGGTCTCGCTCGCCGATCAGGTCAAGGCGGCGCAAGTCAGTAACCCCGGTGGCGAGCTGGTCGCCGTCCGCCCCGCCCCCGAGCCGGGCGACACGACCCGCGTCCTGTTCGCCGAAAAGGGACTCGGCGAGTCCGAACGGCGCGCGGTCTTCGTCGACCCGGCCACCGCGCAGGTGCGCGGCGACCTCGTCGCGTACGGCTCTAGCGGCGCCTTGCCGCTCCGGACCACCCTCGACCAGCTGCACCGCAGCCTGCTGCTCGGCGAACCGGGCCGCCTCTACAGCGAACTCGCCGCGTCCTGGCTGTGGGTGGTCGCGCTGGGCGGTCTCGTGCTGTGGGTGAGCCGCCGCCGGGCCCGCCGGACCGAGAAGGCCGAGTCCGACCGCGGGAAGTCGGTGCGCCGTCACGGGTCCGTCGGGCTGTGGGTCCTGCTCGGCGCCTTGTTCCTGTCCGCGACAGGGCTGACGTGGTCGGCGTACGCGGGCGAGAACGTCTCCGCGCTGCGAGAGTCCCTCGGGTGGGCCACCCCGGCGCTGAAGGTGACGGGCGCCGACGAACACGCCGGGCACGCGGGTCACGGGGAGGCGCCCGCCCCCGCTCCCGCGAGCCCCGAGAGCGTGGACGCGATGCTGGCCTCGGCCCGCGCCGCCGGGATCGACGCGGCCTCGGTGGAGATCGGGCTGCCCGCGAAACCCGGCGCTCCTTGGCAGGTGGCGGAAGTCGAGCGGGGCTGGCCGACGCAGGTCGACGCCGTCGCGGTCGACGGGACCACCGGGCAGATCCTGGGTGAGGTGCGGTTCGCCGACTACCCGCTGATGGCGAAGCTCGCCCGCTGGGGGATCGACGCGCATATGGGCGTGCTCTTCGGCTGGCCCAACCAGATCCTGCTGCTCCTGCTCGGCGCCGGGCTGGTCACGCTGGTCGTGCTCGGCTACCGGATGTGGTGGCGGCGCAGGCCGACCAAGGCCACCGGGCTGACGTTCGGGCGGCCGATCCCGCGCGGTCAATGGCGGAAGGCGCCGCCCGCCCTGGTGGCGGGCCTTCTCGTCCTCGCCGCCGCGATCGGCTGGTTCGTGCCGCTGTTCGGCATCAGCCTGCTGGCGTTCCTGGTGATCGACCTGCTGCTGGGCCTGCGGTCCGGCCGTGGGGCGAAAACGGAATCCGGCGACGTCACCGTGTGA